In Microcoleus sp. FACHB-831, one genomic interval encodes:
- the yidD gene encoding membrane protein insertion efficiency factor YidD — MQTSSVNSLAQTIAIDSISAYQKYISPRKGFSCAHRVLHGGYSCSDYVKSVLGEQSLMSAVGISLQRFRSCNEASQTLRATKATGGCIIIPCCLPF, encoded by the coding sequence ATGCAAACTAGCAGCGTTAATTCCTTAGCCCAGACAATTGCTATAGACTCTATTAGTGCATATCAAAAGTATATTTCCCCCCGGAAAGGGTTTTCTTGTGCCCATAGAGTTTTGCACGGTGGCTATTCTTGCTCGGACTATGTAAAAAGCGTCTTGGGCGAGCAAAGTTTGATGTCAGCAGTGGGTATATCTCTGCAAAGGTTCCGCAGTTGTAACGAGGCGAGCCAAACTTTGAGAGCGACGAAAGCGACTGGTGGCTGTATTATCATTCCTTGCTGCTTGCCGTTTTAG